The Alteromonas stellipolaris genome includes a region encoding these proteins:
- the grxC gene encoding glutaredoxin 3, whose amino-acid sequence MSKVEIYTKGHCPYCHRAKALLAQKGVEFQEYPIDVQPELRDVMIERANGGWTVPQIFIDDKHVGGCDDMMALEAQQKLNPMLGLA is encoded by the coding sequence GTGAGTAAAGTAGAGATTTACACCAAGGGCCATTGCCCATACTGCCATCGTGCTAAAGCACTTCTCGCACAGAAAGGTGTTGAGTTTCAAGAGTACCCTATTGATGTTCAGCCAGAATTGCGTGATGTAATGATTGAACGCGCAAATGGCGGTTGGACAGTGCCTCAAATTTTCATCGACGATAAGCACGTAGGCGGCTGTGATGACATGATGGCACTAGAAGCACAGCAAAAACTAAATCCTATGCTTGGGTTAGCATAA